The nucleotide window CTGCGAATGCCCTCTAGATAGAATGACTGAACGGTTCGGTCAATCGGAGGAAACGGTGGCGGCAGGCGAGGCGGAGAGCCCAACGATCGAGAGGACGAGCGCCCGCAATCTCGCGGAAACGGACAAGCGCCGGCAGATCCTCGATGGCGCGCGAACCGTCTTCATGGGATCCGGCTTCGACGGCGCCAGCATGGGCGAGATCGCCAAGGCGGCCGGCGTCTCGAAAGGCACGCTCTACGTCTACTTCGACAGCAAGGAGGCGCTCTTCGAGGCGCTGACGCTGGAGGAGAAGCGAGGTCTCGCCGAGGCCCTGTTCCAGCTCGATGCCGACGATCCGGACATCCGCGGCGTGCTCACCCGGCTGGGCCGGAGCTACCTCGTTCACATGATACGCCCCGACCATGTGGCGATCATCCGCATGGTGATCGGTGCGACCGAAAAGTTTCCGCGATTCGGCCAAGCCTTCTACGAGGCCGGACCGGCGCAGGGCGTCGCGAGGCTGACCGCCTATCTCGACCGGCAGGTCGCGGCGGGCCGACTTCGACCGGCGGATACCGAACTCGCGGCCAAGCACTTCCTCCACCTGTGCCAGGCCGGTCTTCTGACGCGCCTGCTCTTTGCCGCGGGCGGTCCGGTGACGGAGGCCGAGATCGACCCCCGCGTGAGCGAAGCCATGCGTGTGTTCTTCGCGGCCTACGGTCCCGAGGCTTGAACCAACGCAGATCTCCGAACCGTCACGGATGATTTAGGCAATCCAGGCGATGGTGGCCCGATACGCGACTGAAGCGGCGGGCCATTCACCGATGCGAATTCTGGTTCTCGGAGGCTATGGTCTCATCGGCACTGCGGTCGTGAGCCGCTGCCTTGCCGCCGGGCACGCGGTGACCGGCCTCGGACGGGACGTCTCCGCGGCACGCCTGCGCCAACCCGATGCCGATTGGATCGCGCGCGACATCGCAACGCTCACCGAACCGTCCGATTGGACCGCGACGCTGCAGGGCATCGACGCGGTGGTGAATTGCTCCGGCGCCCTGCAAGACGGCCCGCGCGACGATGTCCGCGCCGTCCAGGCCACCGCGATGCGCGCCCTGTTCGCATGCTGCCGACTGATGGGCATCCGGCGCGTCGTTCAGATCTCGGCGGTGG belongs to Methylobacterium sp. 77 and includes:
- a CDS encoding TetR/AcrR family transcriptional regulator is translated as MTERFGQSEETVAAGEAESPTIERTSARNLAETDKRRQILDGARTVFMGSGFDGASMGEIAKAAGVSKGTLYVYFDSKEALFEALTLEEKRGLAEALFQLDADDPDIRGVLTRLGRSYLVHMIRPDHVAIIRMVIGATEKFPRFGQAFYEAGPAQGVARLTAYLDRQVAAGRLRPADTELAAKHFLHLCQAGLLTRLLFAAGGPVTEAEIDPRVSEAMRVFFAAYGPEA